A part of Oncorhynchus masou masou isolate Uvic2021 chromosome 30, UVic_Omas_1.1, whole genome shotgun sequence genomic DNA contains:
- the LOC135522467 gene encoding nuclear factor 7, brain-like, which yields MAANLSLLEEHLSCPVCGDIFRNPVVLKCSHSFCEECLQKYWKEMENPLCPVCKKECSSEEQSLSLALKSLCDSLQNGGENIRSDNNCQLHGEKLKIFCFDDKQLICVVCYTSKKHKGHDCYPVEEAVPDLKSEIQAVVSTLKNKLENKNTAKMCHQSWVEHIKGQAQFAEEQISREFQKLHQFLDEEETARIATLREEERQKSEVMQEKAEALTRELTTLSETIVVIDKEMDVDNITFLQNYKAILNRANCTFPDTEDTQVVSGALIDVAKHVGSLKFKVWEKMYEFVDYTPVTMDPNTMSTKFTLSDDLTTMTYCDERQSLPDNPERFLNVGVLGSEGYSKGIHYWDVEVGDNDNWILGVAKESIPRKKQVKMEPQSGLWIIKHISGKYKACIKSHVQIKVDESPQVIRVRLDCDKGEVTFCDITKNTTLYTFKDKFTEKVFPYFNSGSKICPLRLFVAGKAKTS from the exons ATGGCTGCCAATTTGTCTCTCTTGGAGGAGCACCTCTCTTGTCCCGTTTGCGGTGACATCTTCAGGAACCCGGTGGTCCTCAAATGCAGCCACAGCTTCTGTGAGGAGTGTCTGCAGAAATACTGGAAGGAAATGGAGAATCCGCTGTGTCCCGTATGCAAAAAAGAGTGTTCATCTGAGGAGCAGAGTTTAAGCCTCGCCTTAAAGAGTCTCTGTGATTCCTTACAGAACGGGGGTGAAAACATCAGATCTGATAACAACTGCCAGCTGCACGGGGAGAAACTTAAAATCTTCTGTTTCGACGATAAACAGCTCATCTGTGTTGTCTGCTACACATCAAAAAAACATAAAGGTCATGACTGTTATCCCGTTGAGGAGGCTGTGCCGGATTTGAAG AGTGAAATCCAGGCTGTGGTTTCCACTTTGAAGAACAAACTAGAAAACAAGAACACAGCCAAGATGTGTCATCAAAGCTGGGTGGAGCACATAAAG GGCCAGGCCCAATTTGCAGAGGAGCAGATCAGCAGGGAGTTTCAGAAACTCCACCAGTTCTTAGACGAGGAAGAGACGGCCAGGATAGCTACCCTGAGAGAGGAAGAACGGCAGAAATCTGAAGTGATGCAAGAAAAAGCTGAGGCATTGACCAGAGAGCTCACAACCCTTTCAGAGACGATTGTAGTTATAGATAAGGAAATGGATGTTGACAATATCACATTCCTGCAG AACTACAAGGCCATACTTAACAG AGCCAATTGCACATTCCCAGATACTGAAGATACTCAGGTAGTGTCAGGAGCACTGATTGACGTGGCCAAACATGTGGGATCTCTCAAGTTCAAAGTCTGGGAGAAGATGTATGAGTTTGTTGACTACA CCCCTGTGACCATGGATCCGAACACAATGTCCACTAAGTTCACACTCTCTGATGACCTCACCACTATGACATACTGTGACGAGAGGCAGAGTCTCCCAGATAATCCCGAAAGGTTTCTTAACGTAGGAGTGTTGGGTTCTGAAGGGTACAGTAAAGGCATCCATTACTGGGATGTGGAGGTTGGAGATAATGATAACTGGATCTTAGGAGTAGCCAAAGAGTCCATTCCACGCAAGAAGCAAGTCAAAATGGAGCCTCAGAGTGGATTGTGGATCATCAAACACATCAGTGGCAAATACAAAGCATGTATAAAATCGCATGTCCAGATCAAAGTAGATGAGAGCCCACAAGTGATCCGAGTTCGACTGGACTGTGACAAAGGGGAGGTGACATTCTGCGACATCACCAAGAACACGACTCTCTACACCTTCAAAGACAAATTCACTGAAAAGGTGTTCCCGTACTTTAATAGTGGAAGTAAGATTTGCCCACTGCGCCTTTTTGTAGCGGGAAAGGCAAAAACTAGCTAA
- the LOC135522464 gene encoding riboflavin transporter 2, with the protein MTLLTHVLACLFGMGSWVAINGMWVELPLIVPEIPEGWYLPSYLTVLIQMANVGPLFVTLMHRFRPGKLDERPVIYSIVGLGVVATFLLAFFWKHTVSLAGAAHSVPLLVLCFLLSVVDCTSSVTFLPFMMRLGPQYLTTYFVGEGVSGLVPAIVALVQGVGVVHCRNATVASLANGTLGINSTVGASGELQAQYQPANFSAQVFFLFLSAMMVVCLAAFLLLNHHPAVARERKREHYFNRGLAEEKSDQALSLSHRPQEEKPMISSPDGHRRARRSSFGTGFYSGPEVTFIFVVLAWVNALTNAVLPSVQSYSCLPYGNQAYHLAATMAAVANPVACFIAMFLPLRSLVLIGLLTIVGTGFGTYIMAMAALSPCPLLVHSVSGTVLIVIAWMLFVLTLSYVKVIIGVILRDEGHSALVWCGAVVQLGSMLGALSMFPLVSVYGLFKSGDPCNTMCTK; encoded by the exons ATGACTCTCCTAACCCACGTGCTGGCATGTCTCTTTGGCATGGGCTCCTGGGTGGCCATCAACGGGATGTGGGTGGAGCTCCCCCTCATAGTGCCTGAAATCCCAGAGGGTTGGTACCTGCCCTCTTACCTCACTGTGCTCATCCAGATGGCCAACGTGGGGCCCCTTTTCGTCACCCTCATGCACCGCTTCCGCCCAGGCAAGCTGGACGAGCGGCCCGTCATCTACTCCATAGTGGGCCTGGGTGTGGTCGCCACCTTCCTCCTGGCCTTCTTCTGGAAGCACACGGTGTCCCTAGCGGGCGCTGCGCATAGTGTCCCCCTCCTAGTGCTCTGTTTCCTACTCTCTGTGGTGGACTGCACCTCCTCGGTCACCTTCCTGCCCTTCATGATGCGCCTCGGGCCCCAGTACCTCACTACGTACTTTGTAGGGGAGGGCGTTAGTGGCTTGGTGCCTGCCATAGTGGCTCTGGTGCAGGGGGTGGGGGTGGTTCACTGTCGGAATGCTACAGTGGCTAGCTTAGCCAATGGGACCTTAGGGATTAACTCCACGGTAGGGGCCAGTGGAGAGCTCCAGGCTCAATACCAGCCTGCTAACTTCTCGGCCCAggtcttcttcctcttcctcagtgCCATGATGGTGGTGTGTCTGGCCGCCTTCCTCTTGCTCAACCACCACCCGGCCGTGGCCAGGGAGAGGAAGCGCGAGCACTACTTCAACAGAGGCCTGGCAGAGGAGAAGAGTGACCAAGCCCTGTCCCTGTCTCACAGACCTCAAGAAGAGAAGCCCATGATCAGTTCTCCGGATGGCCACCGGAGAGCCCGGCGGAGCTCCTTCGGGACGGGCTTCTACAGTGGGCCGGAGGTGACGTTCATCTTTGTGGTTCTGGCTTGGGTCAATGCCCTGACCAACGCAGTGCTGCCCTCAGTGCAGTCTTACTCCTGTCTGCCCTACGGGAACCAGGCCTACCATCTGGCGGCCACCATGGCAGCCGTGGCCAACCCCGTGGCCTGCTTCATCGCCATGTTCCTGCCCTTAAG GTCGTTGGTGCTGATTGGGCTTCTGACAATAGTTGGGACAGGGTTTGGTACTTACATCATGGCCATGGCTGCACTGAGCCCCTGTCCTCTACTGGTCCACAGCGTCTCAGGCACCGTACTCATA GTGATCGCCTGGATGTTGTTTGTCCTGACCCTCTCCTATGTGAAGGTGATCATTGGGGTGATCCTTCGGGATGAGGGCCACAGTGCCCTCGTGTGGTGTGGAGCAGTAGTACAGCTTGGCTCCATGCTGGGTGCCCTGTCCATGTTTCCCTTGGTCAGTGTCTATGGACTCTTCAAATCAGGGGACCCTTGTAACACCATGTGCACAAAGTAG